The sequence GGGCAAAAGCAGCTGAAAGAGCCTCACTTTCATGCCATAAAAAAGCCGCGACCGAAGTCGCGGCTTGACGAGGGCGCCTAAGCAGGGAGCCCAGGATGAATTGCTCTTAAATTTCAGAACAGACCAAGGGTGAGTGACTTGTCGATCGGCATAGCTGCGCCAATGCCGAGATAAATCGCAAACACCGTGCCGAACAAGAAGGTGGCCATGGCCACGGGCCTGCGGAAAGGATTCTGAAACTTGTTGAAACTCTCAATGAAGGGCACCAGCATCAGACCTAGGGGGATCATCGTCTGCAGGGCAATGCCCAAAAGCTTGTTAGGAACGACCCTGAGGATCTGGAAAACGGGATACAGATACCACTCAGGGAGGATCTCGAGCGGAGTTGCAAACGGATCGGCCTTGTCACCCAACATGGCCGGATCCATGACTGCCAAACCAACCATGCAACCAATGGTCCCGAG comes from Cyanobium sp. Tous-M-B4 and encodes:
- the petD gene encoding cytochrome b6-f complex subunit IV, translated to MHILKKPDLTDPKLRAKLAKGMGHNYYGEPAWPNDLLYMFPVVILGTIGCMVGLAVMDPAMLGDKADPFATPLEILPEWYLYPVFQILRVVPNKLLGIALQTMIPLGLMLVPFIESFNKFQNPFRRPVAMATFLFGTVFAIYLGIGAAMPIDKSLTLGLF